The following proteins are encoded in a genomic region of Arachis stenosperma cultivar V10309 chromosome 4, arast.V10309.gnm1.PFL2, whole genome shotgun sequence:
- the LOC130974508 gene encoding replication protein A 70 kDa DNA-binding subunit C-like: MPPPFDMISKMHPPREAWRLKVRILRLWVVPSFGNNEVPNSMEMILLDEHCGKIQATVKKPLLNRFRDLIVEGQVYRMAYFTVVSNHGSYRATSHEFKLVFLHRTTVVAVDEDVIPKTCFNMFPFSDLLNMTEDYDFLVDVIGLLTSVGEEKEYAKEGKIVKMIVLELTSKDLTLRYALFGDYVNQVNHFLASGYVEQPVVVIQLAKVKFFRGQVGLQNVMYATQMLFNPDLPEVVEFRQSMIEQGVNGTQPLFIANEGTVVSLEDDFMRLTRKCTIEELQDKNQEGSFIIFGTIQGIVEDEGWWYSACVCGKGIYPQNGVYYCDFCLKHITNVTPRFKVKITVEDHSGEGIFLLFDREASYLLKKSCADLFSEVQRDASLVCGDTYPPIFQGLIGKKLLLKVDTKGVPHDTFYGTFRVRRICDDPTIITMFELPNYDADDESTPKKEPDLHKSVLFGKGDIGVKEESSKSCIKSEKVDGECCGILCKSPVLIDFLAEKQSAVSRGSEFSALVTGEDGKDEKTPTNDTVSDDLSSELDILLSSPEKETQDALSHVLHARCQYGGKVTHDNDVVISKGKRNLNPQFEEVATVADERGSKVAKVNGV; this comes from the exons ATGCCTCCTCCATTTGATATGATTTCTAAGATGCATCCTCCTAGAGAGGCTTGGAGGTTGAAAGTTAGGATTCTAAGGCTTTGGGTTGTACCTTCTTTTGGTAACAATGAGGTTCCTAACTCAATGGAGATGATTCTCCTTGATGAGCAT TGTGGAAAAATACAAGCTACAGTTAAGAAACCACTCCTTAATAGGTTTAGGGATCTTATAGTTGAGGGTCAGGTTTATAGAATGGCATACTTTACTGTTGTTTCAAATCATGGTAGTTATAGAGCAACTTCTCATGAATTCAAATTGGTTTTCCTTCACCGAACCACTGTTGTAGCTGTTGATGAAGACGTTATCCCTAAGACTTGTTTCAACATGTTTCCTTTTTCTGATTTGCTGAATATGACTGAAGATTATGATTTTTTAGTTG ATGTTATTGGTCTTTTAACTTCAGtgggagaagagaaagaatatGCAAAAGAGGgcaaaattgtgaaaatgattgTGCTGGAATTAACTTCCAAAGA TCTTACCTTGCGATATGCATTGTTTGGGGACTATGTTAATCAAGTAAATCATTTCCTTGCGTCTGGCTATGTGGAGCAGCCTGTTGTAGTCATTCAACTTGCAAAAGTCAAGTTCTTTAGGG GTCAAGTAGGCCTTCAAAATGTGATGTATGCCACTCAAATGTTATTTAATCCTGATCTTCCTGAGGTTGTTGAGTTCAGGCAGAG tATGATTGAGCAAGGGGTGAATGGTACTCAGCCACTGTTTATTGCAAATGAGGGTACAGTTGTGTCCTTGGAAGATGATTTCATGCGTTTAACTAGAAAATGCACCATTGAAGAACTTCAAGATAAGAATCAG GAGGGTTCTTTTATCATTTTTGGTACAATCCAAGGTATTGTTGAGGATGAAGGTTGGTGGTATTCTGCTTGTGTGTGTGGAAAGGGTATCTATCCTCAAAATGGTGTATATTACTGTGATTTCTGTTTGAAGCACATAACCAATGTCACTCCAAG atttaaagttaaaataacAGTTGAGGATCATAGTGGGGAGGGTATTTTCCTTCTCTTTGATCGTGAGGCATCATATTTGCTTAAGAAATCATGTGCTGACTTGTTTAGTGAGGTTCAAAGAGATGCAAGT CTTGTATGTGGGGATACTTATCCTCCCATTTTCCAAGGGCTCATTGGAAAGAAGTTACTGCTTAAGGTTGATACCAAAGGTGTCCCACATGATACCTTTTATGGCACTTTCCGAGTTAGGAGAATATGTGATGATCCTACGATTATTACCATGTTTGAACTTCCCAATTATGATGCTGATGATGAGTCTACTCCAAAAAAG GAGCCTGATTTACACAAATCTGTCCTGTTTGGAAAAGGGGATATTGGTGTTAAGGAGGAGTCTTCAAAGAGTTGTATCAAAAGTGAAAAAGTTGATGGTGAGTGTTGTGGGATTTTATGTAAGTCTCCAGTTCTTATAGATTTTCTTGCTGAAAAACAGTCTGCTGTTTCTAGAGGGTCTGAGTTTTCTGCGTTAGTTACTGGTGAAGATGGGAAAGATGAGAAaacacccaccaatgatacTGTTAGTGATGATCTTTCTTCTGAACTGGATATATTGCTTAGCTCACCAGAAAAGGAAACTCAG GATGCGCTGTCCCATGTTctccatgcacgttgccaataTGGAGGAAAGGTTACTCATGACAATGATGTTGTCATCTCCAAGGGCAAGAGGAATTTGAATCCCCAATTTGAAGAAGTGGCTACTGTTGCAGATGAGCGTGGGTCCAAGGTTGCCAAGGTTAATGGGGTGTGA